In Ktedonobacteraceae bacterium, the DNA window GCCCGGTATGAATACCACGACGGCGATGTCGGTACTGCGGGCAACCATTCCAATCTGGAAAGGCGACGGGGCACATCCTCCTGGCTATAACGATAGCGCGACATGGCAGTCGATGCAGCAGTTCCTGGTCGCTGAGAAGATCATCCCATCCGCGCAGGATTTGTCGCAGGCTTTTACCAATGTGAGTACTTCGTAGGTCCCGCCTCGACAAACGGGCACTGATATTGTTAAATAGAAGCAGTTGATGATAGAAAGCACATTGGCATATCCTTTCTTTATGGATATTGAGCCTGCAGGGATGAAGATGCAGGAATCACAATTTAGCTCTGGCATGTAGTAGTATAACCAGCACAACCTCAGGAGGATATATGAACTACACCACTATTGGCGACATCGTGCGGGGAGATCGAGAAATTTTTCCGCCCTACCTGTATGAAGCCTATCAATCGACACGGCGTCGCGCGCCGCTACTCCCACTCATCGAGGTGCCGCTGACCCTCTCGGAACTGACCGGCCCTGGACCGGCCATCAGTGCCATCACCCCGGAGGATGCTGATCTCACGCGCAATGCCGGAACCGGTGGTGAGGCTATCGGCCAGCGCATCATTGTGACCGGGCGCGTCCTGGATGAACTTGGGAATCCAGTACCCCATACACTGCTGGAGATCTGGCAGGCCAATGCAGCAGGACGCTACCTGCATAAACGCGATCAGTGGCCAGGGCCACTTGATCCCAATTTTCTGGGTATGGGGCGTTGTTTGACCAATTCTGAGGGTGTGTATCGCTTCCTGACCATTCGCCCGGGAGCCTATCCCTGGCTCAATCACCCCAACGCCTGGCGACCGGCCCATATCCATTTCTCGCTGTTTGGCCTATCGATGCGCTCGCGCCTGGTCACGCAGATGTACTTTCCCGATGACCCACTGCACGCGCTCGATCCCATCCTCAATGCTGTGCCGACCGAACAAGCCCGCCAGCGCCTGATCGCCTCTTATGACCATAACGTGACCGAGCCAGAATGGGCGCTGGGCTATCACTGGGACATTGTACTCGCCGGGGCCTCTGCCACGCCATTTGAGCCAGTAAAGGAGGGATAGATATGAGCAAGCTCATACTGACCAGCTCGCAAACGGTCGGGCCGTTTTTTGCGCCCGCGTTGCTGCGCGCGGATGCGGAACGTCACATTCTGGTTGAACCGCAGACTGTCGGTGAGCGTATTCGCATTGAAGGACATGTCCTGGATGGCGACAGGTTGCCTGTTCCTGATGCCCTGGTGGAAATCTGGCAGGCCAATGCATATGGTCGCTATAATCATCCCGGCGATCAGGGGCCAGCATCGTTGGATCCCTCATTTGTGGGCTTTGGTCGCTCTGGCACTGAGAACGAGGGGTTCTACTGGTTTGAGACCATCAAGCCGGGACCCGTTCCTTTTGATGCGGAGCGCTGGCAGGCGCCCCATATCTGTATCACTATATTCTCGCGTGGCCTGCTCAACCACCTGGTGACGCGCCTGTACTTCGCCGATGAACCGACCAATGCCAGCGATCCCATCTTACTGCGCGTGCCTGAGAATCGACGCGCGACCTTGCTCGCGCCCCGTTACCAGGAAGGAGCGGACGTAGTCTACCGCTTTGATATCATTCTGCAAGGTGAGGGCGAGACCGTGTTTTTCAACGTCTGAGCAAGGAATGCTGTATGACAGAACCGGGTGATATATCCTTCTTCAGCATGCCGGGTATGGCGACTATCTTCTCGCCTCAGAGACATGTACAGGCCATGCTCACATTTGAAGCGGCGCTCGCTTCCGCGGAGGCCCGTGCCGGAATCATCCCACACGAAGCGGCAACCGCTATTGCTGCCGCTTGCAAGGTGGAGTTGTTCGATGTCGCAGCGCTCTACCATGAAGCTGCGCTGGCCGGAACTCCCGCGATTCCCCTGGTACGCATGCTCACGGCCCGTGTAGGGGGAGAGGCGCAGCAGTACGTGCATTGGGGAGCCACGAGCCAGGATGCAATCGATACCGCCTTGATGCTTCAAATGCGCGACGGGCTTGACTTGCTGATAGCCGAACTGCTCAAGGTGTGCGTGGCATGCGCTGCCCTTGCTGAAAATCATCGCCAGACGCTTATGGCAGGGCGGACACTGCTCCAGCAAGCGGTGCCAATTACCTTTGGCCTCAAGGCAGCGCGCTGGTTGGCTCTTGCAGTACGCCAGGTGAAGGCACTGTATGAGCATCGGGCGAGGACGTTAGCTGTGCAACTTGGTGGAGCTGCCGGTACACTGGCCTCACTGGGAGATCAGGGAATTCAGGTGCTTCACTTCCTTGCTGAGGAGCTAAAATTACCGGCGCCCGATCTGCCGTGGCATACTGAACGCG includes these proteins:
- the pcaG gene encoding protocatechuate 3,4-dioxygenase subunit alpha, whose product is MSKLILTSSQTVGPFFAPALLRADAERHILVEPQTVGERIRIEGHVLDGDRLPVPDALVEIWQANAYGRYNHPGDQGPASLDPSFVGFGRSGTENEGFYWFETIKPGPVPFDAERWQAPHICITIFSRGLLNHLVTRLYFADEPTNASDPILLRVPENRRATLLAPRYQEGADVVYRFDIILQGEGETVFFNV
- the pcaH gene encoding protocatechuate 3,4-dioxygenase subunit beta, yielding MNYTTIGDIVRGDREIFPPYLYEAYQSTRRRAPLLPLIEVPLTLSELTGPGPAISAITPEDADLTRNAGTGGEAIGQRIIVTGRVLDELGNPVPHTLLEIWQANAAGRYLHKRDQWPGPLDPNFLGMGRCLTNSEGVYRFLTIRPGAYPWLNHPNAWRPAHIHFSLFGLSMRSRLVTQMYFPDDPLHALDPILNAVPTEQARQRLIASYDHNVTEPEWALGYHWDIVLAGASATPFEPVKEG